In a single window of the Paenibacillus sp. MMS20-IR301 genome:
- a CDS encoding MFS transporter, whose translation MSSISATYQEDAVIQKKRWIILIVLNLFTFMSTLDGSIVNIALPVLVKQLQLPVAQIEWVTTGYLMAICSVILFFGKLGDIAGKIRIFKLGMIVFTAGSLLCGFSHTLPLLIASRVIQAIGASMTMANSQGIVTDIFPSTERGKALGLIGTFVSLGSIAGPSLGGIIVSTMGWEYIFWVNVPIGLIAIVLGWKVLPKDLVRVKSRIDLPGSTLFAVFIVTLFAGLLLGQQFGYGDNRILASLAAAVITFIAFIIVELRRQQPLLQLSLFKNPLFSLSIFCAFLVFISNFCFNIIAPFYAQNMLGMSPFSAGFLLMLFPISMVIVAPLSGALSDKIGSELLTFAGLIAMVIAQFGLARLHDGSPVLLVGVWIAMLGIGSGLFGSPNNSLIMSTVPRTQLGSAGSVNSLVRNVGMVVGITVATSILFNVMSSKAGYRVTGLIAGRPDIFLSGMHVVFLTSSGICLLSAFLTGWRLFSSRKSKRLNAS comes from the coding sequence GTGAGCAGTATAAGTGCTACATATCAAGAGGACGCAGTCATTCAGAAGAAACGCTGGATTATTCTGATCGTCCTGAATTTGTTTACTTTCATGTCCACACTGGACGGCAGTATCGTTAATATTGCACTGCCTGTACTGGTGAAGCAGCTTCAGCTCCCGGTGGCACAGATTGAATGGGTAACCACCGGCTACCTGATGGCGATCTGTTCCGTGATCCTGTTCTTCGGGAAGCTGGGGGATATAGCCGGTAAGATCAGGATTTTCAAGCTGGGCATGATTGTCTTTACCGCGGGTTCGCTGCTCTGCGGCTTCAGCCATACCTTGCCGCTGCTGATAGCATCACGGGTCATCCAGGCCATCGGGGCTTCGATGACTATGGCGAACAGCCAGGGCATTGTAACAGATATTTTCCCGTCTACGGAACGGGGTAAGGCACTTGGGCTGATCGGTACCTTTGTATCGCTGGGCAGTATTGCCGGACCGAGTCTTGGCGGAATCATTGTTTCGACGATGGGCTGGGAATATATATTCTGGGTGAACGTTCCGATCGGCCTGATTGCGATTGTCCTTGGCTGGAAGGTGCTGCCGAAGGATCTGGTCCGGGTGAAATCCAGAATTGATCTTCCCGGCAGTACGCTGTTTGCCGTCTTTATAGTTACGTTATTTGCCGGATTGCTGCTTGGCCAGCAGTTTGGCTACGGAGACAACCGGATTCTTGCCTCCCTGGCCGCAGCCGTAATTACCTTCATTGCGTTTATTATTGTGGAACTGCGCCGCCAGCAGCCGCTGCTGCAATTGTCGCTGTTCAAGAATCCCTTATTCTCGCTGAGTATCTTCTGTGCGTTCCTGGTATTTATCTCGAACTTCTGCTTCAATATTATCGCTCCGTTCTATGCGCAGAATATGCTTGGCATGTCGCCATTCAGTGCAGGGTTCCTGCTGATGCTCTTTCCGATCTCGATGGTTATTGTCGCGCCGCTCAGCGGAGCACTGTCGGACAAGATTGGCTCCGAGCTCCTGACCTTCGCCGGTCTCATCGCCATGGTTATCGCCCAGTTCGGCCTGGCGCGGCTGCATGACGGCAGTCCGGTGCTGCTTGTCGGCGTCTGGATCGCCATGCTCGGGATCGGCAGCGGACTGTTCGGCTCGCCTAACAACTCGCTGATCATGTCCACTGTACCGCGCACCCAGCTGGGTTCCGCCGGCAGTGTGAACTCACTGGTCCGTAACGTGGGTATGGTAGTAGGGATCACCGTGGCCACCTCCATTTTGTTCAATGTCATGAGCAGCAAGGCTGGTTACCGGGTGACCGGACTGATTGCAGGCCGGCCGGATATTTTCCTCTCGGGGATGCATGTTGTCTTCCTGACCTCGTCGGGCATCTGCCTGCTGTCTGCATTCCTGACCGGCTGGCGGCTGTTTTCTTCGCGCAAGAGCAAGCGGCTGAATGCCAGCTAA
- a CDS encoding DUF1796 family putative cysteine peptidase, translated as MNLAGIKGGYDCIISLGSSCEPAAHLRRKGLRVFSSPLDWVVSLSLTDVNRLLGQRFSGYMELPNMGVIDGNDVFVENEVVQPVKSYFIKDYYYNVISVHDFPVLEGLEWYHVYPGFKEKINMRSRRLLDALAVSRKVLFIRWGGTREEAVQLQSTLGTLTGGEYQILIVNGVDGLESVVDREWSLPGIASLGIPNRAGDCESWDYILEGIYLNQV; from the coding sequence ATGAACTTGGCCGGAATTAAGGGAGGTTATGATTGCATCATCAGTCTGGGAAGCTCTTGTGAGCCTGCGGCCCATTTACGCCGGAAGGGCCTCCGGGTGTTCTCTTCACCGCTGGATTGGGTTGTTTCACTATCGCTAACCGATGTCAACCGGCTGCTGGGCCAGCGTTTTTCCGGATATATGGAGCTGCCGAATATGGGTGTGATTGACGGGAATGATGTGTTTGTCGAGAATGAAGTGGTACAGCCGGTCAAATCTTATTTTATAAAAGACTACTATTATAACGTGATCTCTGTGCATGATTTCCCGGTGCTGGAAGGTCTGGAATGGTATCATGTCTATCCCGGTTTCAAAGAGAAAATCAATATGCGTTCCCGCCGGCTGCTGGATGCGCTTGCTGTCAGCCGCAAGGTGCTGTTCATCCGCTGGGGCGGTACACGCGAAGAGGCTGTTCAGCTGCAGAGTACACTCGGCACGCTAACCGGCGGTGAATATCAGATCCTGATCGTTAATGGTGTGGATGGCCTGGAGTCGGTGGTTGACCGTGAGTGGAGCCTTCCGGGGATTGCTTCACTGGGAATTCCTAACCGGGCGGGAGACTGCGAGAGCTGGGATTATATTCTGGAGGGGATTTATCTGAATCAGGTGTAA
- a CDS encoding carboxymuconolactone decarboxylase family protein, with protein sequence MSLRMNYREVNAPAFRAMMALEQHAGSRSKDKVLYELVKIRVSQINGCAFCLDMHAKDLMKLGNYTDHIVLLSVWREAPLFTGKERALLEFAEHVTLISGAGVPLELYNKVLEHFSEEEMVDWIMAINTINSWNRIAITTGMFPGCFG encoded by the coding sequence ATGAGTCTGAGAATGAATTACCGTGAGGTTAACGCCCCTGCTTTCCGGGCTATGATGGCGCTGGAGCAGCATGCAGGCAGCCGCAGCAAAGACAAAGTATTGTACGAACTGGTAAAGATCCGCGTCTCGCAGATCAACGGCTGTGCATTCTGCCTGGATATGCATGCGAAGGATTTGATGAAGCTGGGCAATTATACCGATCATATTGTGCTGCTGAGTGTATGGCGTGAAGCTCCGCTCTTCACCGGGAAGGAGCGTGCGCTGCTGGAGTTCGCCGAGCATGTAACCCTGATCAGCGGCGCCGGAGTTCCGCTCGAGCTGTACAACAAGGTTCTGGAGCATTTCAGTGAAGAGGAAATGGTCGACTGGATTATGGCGATCAACACGATTAACAGCTGGAACCGGATTGCAATTACCACCGGGATGTTCCCGGGATGCTTCGGCTAA
- a CDS encoding PFL family protein, protein MISIGEVQETNKMIREMNLDVRTITMGISLMDCAHTDMKIFNQNVYDKITRSAEKLVKTGEDLERQFGVPIVNKRISVTPISIAAGAVHTDTYVPVAQILDKAAKEVGVNFIGGYSALVQKGCTKGDRILIDSIPEALAVTERVCSSVNVGSSRSGINMDAVKLMGDIILQTAERTKDRDSIGCAKLVVFCNAVEDNPFMAGAFHGVGERECVINVGVSGPGVIKRALEEVKGQDFETLCETIKRTAFKVTRVGQLVAQEASKRLNVPFGIIDLSLAPTPEIGDSIAEIFQVMGLEEAGAPGTTAALAILNDNVKKGGVMASSYVGGLSGAFIPVSEDHGMIQAVQRGALTLEKLEAMTCVCSVGLDMIAIPGSTSKETLSGIIADEAAIGMVNNKTTAIRVIPVIGKDVGEMVEFGGLLGYAPVMAVNPFNCAGFVNRGGRIPAPIHSFKN, encoded by the coding sequence ATGATTTCAATCGGAGAAGTGCAGGAAACCAATAAGATGATCAGGGAAATGAACCTGGATGTCCGTACCATTACAATGGGTATCAGCCTGATGGACTGCGCCCATACGGATATGAAGATTTTTAACCAGAATGTATATGACAAAATCACCCGCTCGGCCGAGAAGCTGGTCAAGACCGGTGAGGATCTGGAGCGTCAGTTCGGTGTACCGATTGTCAACAAACGGATCTCGGTAACTCCAATCTCGATTGCAGCGGGCGCAGTACATACGGACACTTATGTCCCCGTAGCACAAATTCTGGACAAGGCGGCTAAGGAGGTCGGCGTTAACTTTATCGGCGGCTATTCCGCGCTGGTCCAGAAGGGCTGTACCAAGGGCGACCGGATTCTGATCGACAGCATCCCGGAAGCGCTGGCTGTAACAGAGAGGGTCTGCTCCTCGGTCAATGTGGGCTCCTCGCGCAGCGGCATCAATATGGACGCCGTCAAGCTGATGGGCGATATCATCCTCCAGACGGCTGAGCGCACCAAGGACCGCGACTCCATCGGCTGCGCCAAGCTCGTCGTCTTCTGTAATGCGGTTGAAGACAACCCGTTCATGGCCGGGGCTTTCCATGGTGTCGGTGAACGCGAATGTGTCATCAATGTCGGCGTCAGCGGTCCCGGTGTCATCAAGCGGGCGCTGGAGGAGGTTAAGGGCCAGGATTTCGAGACGCTCTGCGAGACGATTAAACGGACAGCCTTCAAAGTAACCCGTGTCGGACAGCTTGTTGCCCAGGAGGCCTCCAAGCGCCTCAATGTGCCGTTCGGCATTATCGACCTGTCGCTCGCCCCGACACCGGAGATCGGCGACTCCATCGCTGAAATCTTCCAGGTGATGGGCCTTGAAGAAGCAGGTGCTCCAGGCACCACAGCCGCACTTGCCATCCTGAATGACAATGTCAAGAAAGGCGGCGTGATGGCCTCCTCCTACGTCGGCGGCTTAAGCGGCGCCTTCATCCCGGTCAGCGAGGACCACGGGATGATCCAGGCCGTGCAGCGCGGCGCGCTGACGCTGGAGAAGCTCGAAGCGATGACCTGTGTCTGCTCCGTCGGCCTCGATATGATCGCCATTCCGGGCAGCACCAGCAAAGAGACCCTGTCGGGCATCATCGCTGACGAAGCGGCCATCGGCATGGTCAATAACAAGACGACCGCCATCCGCGTCATTCCCGTCATCGGCAAGGATGTCGGCGAAATGGTGGAATTCGGCGGCCTGCTTGGCTACGCTCCCGTAATGGCGGTCAACCCGTTCAACTGCGCCGGATTCGTTAACCGCGGCGGCCGGATTCCGGCACCGATCCACAGCTTCAAGAACTAA
- a CDS encoding MarR family transcriptional regulator: MTADQEPIGKLITRLHRLNQKLLARELLPYGIGSGGQHSFLKLILRHPGITQDQMTAEIKCDKATTARSVKHLEASGYLERRPDPGDRRSSLLYPTAKALEFAPVFYSLLSDFNRRLSANLTGAEMDTLINLLHKVTQNSEEMNNQA; the protein is encoded by the coding sequence TTGACTGCAGACCAAGAACCGATCGGCAAACTGATTACCCGGCTGCACCGCCTGAACCAGAAGCTTCTTGCCAGAGAGCTGCTGCCCTACGGAATCGGCAGCGGCGGCCAGCACAGCTTCCTTAAGCTGATTCTGAGACATCCGGGCATTACCCAGGATCAGATGACTGCAGAGATCAAATGCGATAAGGCTACCACCGCCCGCTCTGTTAAGCATCTTGAGGCTTCAGGCTATCTCGAACGCCGGCCCGACCCGGGCGACCGCCGTTCCTCCCTACTGTATCCGACGGCTAAAGCGCTTGAATTCGCTCCGGTATTCTATTCACTTCTAAGTGACTTTAACCGCAGGCTGTCCGCCAATTTAACCGGTGCTGAGATGGATACTCTGATTAATTTGCTCCATAAGGTCACACAGAATTCAGAAGAGATGAACAATCAGGCCTGA
- a CDS encoding MFS transporter, with amino-acid sequence MNPKSNDNNRTSRPRKERFPLSLLVLTLGAFAIGMTEFIIMGLLPNVASDLGVSIPQAGQLITSYALGVAIGAPVLTIFTHRLPQKKLLVILIGIFIFGNAVSVIAPTYSLLILARVLTAFAHGTFLGVGTLIAARLVQPEKRAGAVSIVLAGLTVANIIGVPFGTFIGQQLGWRASFGAITVLGLVSLSGIIRYIPVIVQDQAANLAEQVRGLLNPKVLLILLTGALGCGSLFALFTYITPILEQITGFAEHSVTWILVLFGVGVTLGNIIGGKLADWRLMPSLIVNFAVLAGIIALFPFTLQHPVLAVLNVFLWGIAAFGIMPGIQLRIMNLAHKAPLLATTSSHSALNLGNAAGAYLGGAAINLTGIASIPWLASGLAVLALAGAWLSYLSTHSSKTSQGLPAGISKSA; translated from the coding sequence ATGAATCCGAAATCCAATGATAATAACCGCACCTCGCGGCCGCGCAAGGAGCGCTTTCCGTTGTCTCTGCTTGTACTGACACTCGGTGCCTTCGCTATAGGAATGACCGAATTTATTATAATGGGGCTGCTGCCTAATGTAGCCAGTGATCTCGGGGTAAGCATCCCGCAGGCCGGGCAGCTGATTACCAGTTATGCACTGGGCGTGGCCATCGGCGCTCCCGTGCTTACTATCTTCACCCACCGTCTGCCGCAGAAAAAACTGCTCGTGATTCTTATAGGAATTTTCATCTTCGGCAACGCAGTCTCGGTAATCGCCCCTACATATTCCCTCTTAATCCTGGCCCGGGTGCTGACCGCCTTCGCCCATGGAACCTTCCTCGGGGTCGGAACGCTTATTGCCGCCCGGCTGGTACAGCCGGAGAAACGGGCCGGCGCAGTGTCCATAGTGCTGGCAGGACTGACCGTAGCAAATATTATCGGCGTACCGTTCGGCACCTTCATCGGTCAGCAACTCGGCTGGAGAGCCTCCTTCGGCGCTATTACAGTGCTCGGACTGGTCTCCCTGTCCGGCATTATCCGGTATATCCCTGTCATCGTCCAGGATCAGGCAGCCAATCTCGCCGAGCAGGTGCGCGGGCTGCTGAATCCGAAGGTGCTGCTCATTCTGCTGACCGGAGCACTTGGCTGCGGCAGCCTGTTCGCCTTATTCACTTATATTACGCCGATACTGGAGCAGATCACCGGCTTCGCTGAACACAGCGTCACTTGGATTCTGGTATTGTTCGGAGTGGGTGTGACACTCGGCAATATCATCGGCGGCAAGCTGGCCGACTGGAGGCTGATGCCCTCCCTGATCGTTAACTTCGCCGTGCTGGCCGGGATTATTGCCTTGTTCCCGTTCACGCTGCAGCATCCTGTTCTTGCGGTATTGAACGTATTCCTCTGGGGCATTGCCGCCTTCGGTATCATGCCCGGCATTCAGCTGCGCATTATGAATCTGGCGCATAAAGCGCCGCTGCTGGCCACCACCTCCAGCCACTCGGCGCTCAACCTCGGCAACGCTGCCGGAGCTTATCTCGGCGGAGCCGCCATCAATCTGACGGGCATTGCTTCCATTCCCTGGCTGGCCTCCGGGCTTGCCGTACTTGCGCTTGCCGGGGCATGGCTCAGTTATTTGTCTACGCACAGCAGCAAGACCAGCCAAGGACTACCGGCCGGAATCAGTAAATCCGCCTGA
- a CDS encoding ACT domain-containing protein — MKGIITVLGKDKVGIIAKVCTYLAEHNLNILDISQTIVQDYFNMMMIVDISAPAKSFEEIVEDLQHVGEDIGVEIKLQHEDIFNIMHRI, encoded by the coding sequence GTGAAGGGAATTATTACGGTACTGGGAAAAGACAAAGTAGGAATCATCGCCAAAGTATGTACATACCTCGCGGAACACAACCTGAACATTCTGGATATATCCCAGACTATTGTACAGGACTACTTCAACATGATGATGATTGTGGACATTTCTGCCCCCGCCAAGTCCTTTGAAGAAATCGTAGAGGATCTGCAGCATGTGGGTGAAGATATCGGCGTAGAAATCAAGCTTCAGCATGAGGATATTTTCAATATTATGCACCGGATTTAG
- a CDS encoding response regulator: protein MQKILIVDDEDVLRMLIEDTLEDLEEVEIHTAENGVEALSRLASDRYDLVILDYMMPEMTGIEVLGELDEQIKIATPIMMLTAKAQDMDRNRAREAGARYFMPKPFSPMELLQIVEGILSEKP, encoded by the coding sequence ATGCAAAAAATTCTTATTGTCGACGACGAAGATGTGCTGCGCATGCTGATTGAGGATACGCTGGAGGATCTGGAAGAGGTAGAGATTCATACAGCCGAGAATGGGGTGGAAGCCCTCTCAAGGCTGGCGTCGGACCGTTATGATCTGGTCATTCTGGATTATATGATGCCGGAAATGACCGGAATTGAGGTGCTCGGCGAGCTGGATGAGCAGATAAAGATTGCGACACCGATCATGATGCTGACAGCTAAGGCACAGGATATGGACCGTAACCGGGCGAGGGAGGCAGGGGCGCGATATTTCATGCCGAAGCCGTTCAGTCCGATGGAGCTGCTGCAAATCGTGGAGGGAATACTCAGTGAGAAACCGTGA
- a CDS encoding diguanylate cyclase produces MTTRKYKELVESRTRQTLQKWSEMPAVEEKEIYRFLHNLKGTSGTVGLDIVEAFSGSTLLYFSEDNHRSWTEAEWSDYLYPLLDLFAEPEATGAVPPQIPGIALSHDSIHQQYEILVIDDDVELVAFLRESLERQSYYVSIALSAERGLKIFYETKPDMILLDILLPDRSGIDVLNQIIGKAKKERVPILIISGEHSKEIQMYAYSLGVMDYINKPVDIDLFLMLIKNRFELKKEWQESIIIDELTGAFNRKYFNQTMKLLVSDYRRTSRTFSLALLDLDRFKHVNDTYGHLVGDEVLQAFSELVRQSIRTEDTFCRYGGEEFALFMPNTSAESALLVIERIQEHFAAREFTAKRENFNVSFSCGITEISERQQDPEKLVEEADQALYSSKHSGRNQTTLFSEELLAGQRLSILNVIVVDDDPLIRRIITGNFSLWEPDNIAEMKVTSFADGELFLGSDWYAPEEKYIILLDGVMPGLDGLEVLENIRSSYPEVNILVIMLTGRNDQRDIIRALQMGADDYVIKPFHLPELMTRIERLAHRFLF; encoded by the coding sequence ATGACTACGAGAAAATATAAAGAGCTGGTTGAAAGCCGTACGAGACAAACACTGCAGAAGTGGTCGGAAATGCCGGCAGTCGAGGAAAAGGAGATTTACCGCTTTCTGCATAATCTGAAAGGCACCTCCGGAACGGTGGGTCTTGATATAGTGGAGGCATTCTCCGGCAGCACTCTGCTCTATTTCTCGGAAGATAACCATAGAAGCTGGACGGAAGCAGAGTGGAGCGATTATTTGTATCCCCTGCTTGACCTGTTTGCTGAGCCTGAAGCTACAGGTGCAGTGCCTCCGCAGATTCCGGGAATTGCCTTATCCCATGATAGTATTCATCAGCAGTACGAGATTCTTGTTATTGACGATGATGTCGAACTGGTGGCTTTTTTAAGGGAATCACTGGAACGGCAATCTTACTATGTGAGTATAGCGTTGTCTGCTGAACGCGGACTGAAAATCTTCTATGAGACTAAACCGGATATGATTCTGCTCGATATTCTGCTTCCTGACCGGAGCGGAATTGATGTGCTGAACCAGATTATCGGCAAGGCGAAGAAGGAACGGGTGCCGATCCTTATTATCAGCGGTGAGCATTCCAAGGAGATCCAGATGTATGCCTATTCCCTCGGTGTTATGGATTACATAAACAAACCGGTGGATATCGATCTGTTCCTGATGCTGATTAAGAACCGCTTTGAGCTGAAGAAGGAATGGCAGGAATCGATCATTATTGATGAGCTGACCGGCGCCTTTAACCGCAAATATTTCAATCAGACGATGAAGCTGCTGGTGTCGGACTACAGACGGACAAGCCGTACGTTCTCGCTGGCACTGCTGGACCTGGACCGGTTCAAGCATGTTAATGATACCTACGGGCATCTGGTCGGAGATGAGGTGCTGCAGGCTTTTTCAGAGCTGGTAAGGCAGTCCATCCGTACAGAGGATACGTTCTGCCGCTATGGCGGAGAGGAATTTGCCCTGTTCATGCCTAATACCTCGGCTGAATCGGCACTGCTGGTCATTGAGCGGATTCAGGAGCACTTCGCCGCCAGGGAATTCACGGCCAAGCGTGAGAATTTCAATGTTTCCTTCTCCTGCGGGATTACCGAGATCAGCGAACGGCAGCAGGACCCCGAGAAGCTGGTAGAGGAAGCCGATCAGGCTTTGTATTCCAGTAAACACAGCGGGCGTAACCAGACGACCCTGTTTAGCGAGGAATTGTTAGCCGGCCAAAGGCTGAGTATCCTTAATGTGATTGTGGTTGACGATGATCCGCTCATCCGGCGGATTATAACCGGGAATTTCAGTTTGTGGGAGCCGGATAATATCGCTGAAATGAAGGTTACCAGCTTTGCAGATGGTGAGCTGTTCCTGGGCTCAGACTGGTATGCTCCTGAGGAGAAGTACATCATTCTGCTGGATGGTGTGATGCCTGGACTGGATGGCCTGGAGGTGCTGGAGAATATCCGCAGCAGCTATCCCGAGGTCAACATTCTGGTAATTATGCTCACGGGCCGGAATGACCAGCGGGACATTATCCGGGCACTGCAGATGGGGGCGGATGATTATGTAATCAAACCGTTCCATCTGCCGGAGCTGATGACGCGGATCGAGCGTCTGGCCCACAGGTTCCTTTTCTGA
- a CDS encoding sigma-70 family RNA polymerase sigma factor, which produces MEELYLSYKGYAFSIAYRMLGVVADAEDAVQDTFAELQRRDRTGIRNLKAYIAKGVTNRCLNMLNSARSRRETYIGEWLPEPVSEGYDGPEAAAERRDSLSYAFLVLLERLAPAERAVFVLRQAFEYGYDDIADMLGKSESNCRQIFSRAKRTLQAGPGSRTPSLAPGYVAAKDNLLRRFTAAFTSYDVGGMLKLLGEHPVLTADGGGQEVHTILRPMTGRKGVLALLTSRRVLNYLRACAHEYGVINGEPALIFTDQGEIKGVLCLSLDPGCEQIQQIYLMMGPDKLTHVAAASGMSRSGFRA; this is translated from the coding sequence ATGGAGGAGCTGTATCTGAGTTATAAAGGGTATGCATTCTCCATTGCTTACCGGATGCTGGGTGTAGTAGCGGATGCTGAGGATGCTGTTCAGGATACATTTGCCGAGCTGCAGCGGCGGGACAGGACCGGAATCCGCAATCTGAAGGCCTATATAGCCAAAGGAGTTACCAACCGCTGCCTCAACATGCTGAATTCCGCCCGCAGCCGCAGAGAGACCTACATCGGGGAGTGGCTGCCGGAGCCTGTCAGCGAAGGCTATGACGGGCCGGAGGCGGCGGCGGAGCGGAGGGACAGCTTATCCTATGCGTTTCTGGTGCTGCTGGAACGGCTGGCTCCTGCCGAAAGAGCGGTGTTTGTATTGCGACAGGCGTTCGAGTACGGCTACGACGATATCGCGGATATGCTGGGCAAGTCAGAGAGCAACTGCCGGCAGATCTTCAGCCGGGCGAAGCGCACGCTTCAGGCGGGGCCCGGTTCCCGCACACCTTCGCTGGCACCGGGATACGTGGCTGCCAAAGACAATCTGCTGCGCCGGTTTACCGCCGCATTCACCTCGTATGATGTTGGCGGCATGCTGAAGCTGCTGGGTGAGCATCCGGTGCTGACCGCTGACGGCGGCGGACAGGAAGTGCATACCATTCTCCGGCCGATGACCGGCCGCAAAGGTGTGCTGGCGCTGCTGACCTCGCGCCGGGTGCTGAATTATCTCCGCGCATGTGCTCATGAATATGGGGTAATCAATGGTGAGCCGGCCCTGATCTTCACCGATCAGGGGGAGATTAAGGGTGTGCTCTGCCTTAGCCTGGACCCCGGCTGTGAGCAGATTCAGCAGATTTATCTGATGATGGGCCCGGATAAGCTGACCCATGTTGCAGCTGCTTCGGGCATGTCCCGGAGCGGATTCCGCGCTTAA